One window of Diabrotica undecimpunctata isolate CICGRU chromosome 8, icDiaUnde3, whole genome shotgun sequence genomic DNA carries:
- the Roe1 gene encoding grpE protein homolog 1, mitochondrial, with the protein MALISVRNFLKCGQTISDSLVFNSRSIAVSSRRKTTPSEAKNESQTSNETEPKSQANADIENLNKQLTELTSQKDELMDKYKRALAETENLRTRLTKQIAEAKIYGIQSFCKDLLDVADVLNKATETVPKEEVSSNNPHLKSLYEGLKMTEAQLLSVFKRHGLEKVNPIDEKFNPNFHEALFQQEVQGKDPNTVVIVSKIGYKLHDRVLRPALVGVSK; encoded by the exons ATGGCATTAATTAGTGTAAGAAATTTTCTAAAGTGTGGACAAACCATTAGTGATTCTCTTGTTTTCAATTCCAG AAGTATAGCTGTTTCTTCACGTCGAAAGACAACCCCTTCCGAAGCTAAGAATGAATCACAAACGTCTAACGAGACAGAACCGAAGTCTCAAGCTAACGCAGATATTGAAAATTTGAATAAACAACTTACAGAACTAACGAGCCAGAAAGATGAGTTAATG GATAAATACAAAAGGGCATTAGCTGAAACTGAAAACTTAAGAACACGATTGACCAAACAAATAGCAGAAGCCAAAATTTATGGAATCCAAAGCTTTTGTAAAGATCTACTAGATGTTGCGGATGTTTTGAACAAAGCTACAGAGACTGTACCTAAAGAGGAAGTTAGCAGCAATAATCCTCATCTTAAAAGTTTATATGAAGGTCTTAAGATGACAGAAGCTCAGTTGTTGAGTGTTTTTAAGAGGCACGGACTTGAAAAAGTGAATCCTATAGATGAAAAGTTTAATCCCAATTTCCACGAAGCTCTGTTTCAACAG GAGGTGCAGGGTAAAGATCCAAACACAGTAGTGATAGTCTCAAAAATAGGATACAAACTCCATGATCGAGTTCTGAGACCAGCGTTAGTGGGtgtatcaaaataa